The stretch of DNA attaagtttttcctttaaaatttatttttcttttaaaaaaatcattcatctcataagacaatgttaaaaaaaccatttattaattttttctttatatgttTAATTCAGTCATTAATGTAAAATTCTATCTAAATTTGGAAGAAGGGTTCTATggaattttaattatctaaagTATTGAGCTGGTATGTtatctataaattttttatatcgtaattttattttaaagaaaccattttttatagaaaatgttTTCATGAGTTAAGAATTGAGTAACTGTgacgtcccattttaatagattaaactactaaataaaatatcacacagtTATAATAACGAGAAGCATTCAGATGAACATACAATGTAGGGGAGataactattacagtcatccaaaaaaTACTGCGAAAACGGATTTAGGCATGCCACCATACCATAAACAGAAACAAATCTAAAGTTTAACAGTTGGGCAAAAGAAATGCTCTAAGAGCATGGTATTACAAGGCACTAGGGCCATGGAACTTCTTCGAAAGCCACCTCAACGGGCCCACTAGGCTGCACTGCTACCACCATCAGGCCTACCTCCAGAAGTattcccatctgctcccaccaacggtgatcatcgcaaaagagaagacACAACGGAAACATACATAaagtgcaagggtaagctagtgtaactTGAAACTTATCATATTGTAAAGGGATAAGTGCATAAACATTCACAGGCATACAACACAGAGACATACAAGTCATGTTATggcaaacaagcaagacactatgactctattatccggatacatatactaagatcggattcactggacgcttgcacttgtggtggcctctactgctctgcagagccattgccaatgggtttcaccctaccacacacaaggttagcctttaaacgtctaaggccattatcctgccaaagactagggtctcccgctactctcaccacttgggtcagtttgctctacttgagactcactgaccctttagagtttcgggatgcaatccttacttgaatccttatcttaatatatacactacacgccaccataaagtctccccacgagactcatggaattatgcctATTTCACACCAACCTCATGGCTCATATCACATAACCACCACTTGCAACCTCAACATTTATTTCTCATGCTCATTATCAACCATCCAAACACAACTTCATACATTACTCATGCtatcattcatctcatactttataaatgcataccaagacatacatatatcacaaaatagtattcatcccaaataaatgtgTGCCAAAatttaagtacctgcaattccatacaatcaagcataATCCACAACCATAactcttacaccaaaattccaaagaaaatttattatcataaaaccaaaatcattgcagtaatgcgtgacacatttctcaagctacagatATCTAATtgacgatccaaccggtcaaaccataaaatagcatgttgtgaaccaaatgtcaaaatttgagctcaatccaacggttaatgagtcagaaaattcaattttactaaaactgcgcatatcagaaaaatacCCAGTCGCCCAGCGAGTCAAGGAACTCGCCCAGCGACTGTGCGACGCATCAGAATACGAAAAAGACGTCAaacatcacagtttcatgaatatttgaacccctaactcagaaatataccaaaactaacattttccaatcatttaagcataaaacataaacgaaaacaaaccacatatttcaaaaacgcgaaaagaacctagcttcccttacctcgagTAAACGGAGCTGAGGGAAAAAGGGCACACAAAGAGAGAACGGAGTAGCTATAAGGAACTGTAAACATCGTAGATCAAACGTAGGACGAGATTAGGGGCAGAACCAACTTAAGACCAACTTAGTGCATTAAAAGGGACAACGAAAGAGCTTGAGTTTCGATCTGTACTTACAAGGAAGCGGTTCGATTCACTTTGAGGGGAAACGGACtttgccctagcagagctcctgCTTTTCTTAGAGAAGTTGAGAGGGGAAGGCTGCCTTTCGGAAACAGAGATGAAGTGAAACTGTGAGGGGCTGTTAGGGTAGGGTGTCCTACTGAagggctggccttgggcctccgaaaaggccaggcccaaactcTATATACTGAAAAAGGGGCTTACAgtaactaataataaatttaaaatcacaaGTTACTTGCATATAAGAGATTTTGgtattatttctatttaaaattttaaaaagtaataaatttattattattttttctttgtatatttaatttttctttaaaagaatcAATTATCTAAGTGAAAAACactataaatataacatttttagtGTGTTTTATCCATCCAaatcaaaatatcaataaatcATTGAGATAAAACAAAGTGTGAAAATGAAGAGAGTGTCTACATCAGTTTTTGGTTTGGTAATTGTGTTACTCCTCACAGTTGCAGCCATGAAACCAGTGAATGGGTTCAGCTGTGTGCGGGCAAAACTCTCATTGCTCCCATGCTTACCTTTTCTCACTACGAATCAAGAGAGCCCATCAAGTGCTTGTTGTAATGGGGTGAGGAATGTGAGAGCTTCAGCACCTACAAAACCTGAACTCCGTGAGGCATGTAAGTGTCTTAAGGCAACTGTCAATGAAACTCCTAACCTAAACAAAGACAAAGCTGTTCAACTTCCTAAATTATGCAACGTTGATGTTGGTTTTCCCATCTCCAAAGACATTGATTGTAACACGtaagaatttatttatatatatatatatatatatatatatatatatatatatatatatatatatatattaatttatacatactCATAGCCC from Vigna unguiculata cultivar IT97K-499-35 chromosome 8, ASM411807v1, whole genome shotgun sequence encodes:
- the LOC114195163 gene encoding uncharacterized protein LOC114195163; protein product: MAATSLGLAFSEAQGQPFSRTPYPNSPSQFHFISVSERQPSPLNFSKKSRSSARAKSVSPQSESNRFLFLIATPFSLCVPFFPQLRLLEMGILLEVGLMVVAVQPSGPVEVAFEEVPWP